In Penaeus chinensis breed Huanghai No. 1 chromosome 26, ASM1920278v2, whole genome shotgun sequence, a single genomic region encodes these proteins:
- the LOC125039183 gene encoding facilitated trehalose transporter Tret1-like has translation MAELGMSTGDLVNNAKPARIAQYIAALSATMGAFCFGTVLGYSSPAGILLTSNSTDSSLQLTTVENSWFSSSVNLGALVGGPIGGLCINAIGRRGTMLALSPIFFGSWAIIAFGQNFAMLLVGRVIAGLCTGVVCIAAPTFIGEFASADIRGTLGAGFQLMAGAGILYAYIFGAFINSWQILAVVCAVPTIIFCVLMVFSKESPSYLLSKGKDKEAQDSMRYFRGPDYNIQPEMQMLKQSLEDSKANKASFSDLKQGYILKPLLISLALMLFQQLSGVNAVLFNLKAIFVESGTDLSDDVSSIIVGVVQVLATVVASVLMDRAGRKFLLISSSGAMTVALVGLGVFFYLKDNGDVSALGWLPITSLMLFIAAFSFGFGPIPWLMMSELFTPNVRESASGLSTMTNWGMSFIVTYFFESMRDAIHEYGVYWLFGGICAVSLVFCVLVVPETKGKTLQEITAIFGGPTTSPTPARTSSSSSASEKMRW, from the exons ATGGCGGAGCTGGGCATGTCAACAGGTGATCTCGTAAACAATGCTAAACCAGCTCGGATTGCGCAGTACATCGCTGCTCTGTCag CAACGATGGGGGCCTTCTGCTTCGGCACAGTCCTTGGTTACTCCTCCCCTGCGGGCATCTTACTGACCAGCAACTCCACCGACAGTTCCCTGCAGCTGACCACCGTCGAAAACAGCTGGTTCTCCTCGTCAGTCAACCTCGGGGCTCTCGTGGGAGGACCCATCGGCGGCCTCTGCATCAACGCCATCGGGCGGCGGGGAACCATGCTGGCCCTGTCCCCTATTTTCTTCGGGTCCTGGGCGATCATCG CTTTCGGTCAAAACTTCGCCATGCTCTTGGTGGGTCGCGTCATCGCTGGATTGTGCACAGGGGTAGTGTGCATTGCAGCTCCCACCTTTATCGGGGAATTCGCCTCTGCTGACATCCGGGGAACGTTAG GCGCAGGTTTCCAGCTGATGGCGGGTGCTGGTATTCTCTACGCATACATCTTCGGCGCCTTTATAAACAGCTGGCAAATATTGGCAGTTGTATGCGCTGTCCCGACAATCATTTTCTGCGTGTTAATGGTCTTCTCCAAGGAGTCCCCGAGTTACCTGCTCTcaaaggggaaggataaggaggccCAGGATTCTATGCGATATTTCAGAG gACCCGACTACAACATCCAGCCGGAGATGCAGATGCTGAAACAGAGCCTCGAGGACTCCAAAGCGAACAAAGCTTCTTTCTCAGACCTCAAGCAGGGGTATATCTTGAagcctctccttatctctcttgcaCTCATGTTATTCCAGCAACTCTCGGGCGTCAACGCTGTTCTCTTTAACTTGAAGGCTATCTTtgtg GAGTCAGGAACAGACCTCTCCGATGACGTCAGCTCCATTATCGTCGGTGTAGTTCAAGTTCTGGCCACTGTTGTCGCTAGTGTGCTTATGGACAGAGCCGGCAGGAAATTTCTTCTGATCTCATCTTCGGGAGCTATGACAGTTGCTCTCG TTGGTCTCGGAGTCTTCTTCTACCTGAAAGACAACGGTGACGTCAGCGCCCTCGGATGGCTCCCTATTACGTCATTGATGCTTTTCATTGCGGCATTCAGTTTCGGCTTCGGACCTATACCTTGGCTCATGATGA GCGAACTTTTCACACCCAACGTCCGTGAATCTGCCAGCGGTCTAAGCACAATGACAAACTGGGGAATGTCTTTCATTGTCACGTATTTCTTCGAGAGTATGAGG gatgCCATCCACGAATACGGTGTGTACTGGCTCTTCGGTGGTATCTGCGCCGTCAGCTTGGTCTTCTGTGTCCTGGTGGTGCCGGAGACGAAGGGAAAGACCCTGCAGGAGATCACGGCGATCTTTGGGGGTCCTACCACGTCCCCAACGCCCGCCAGAACTTCATCGTCTTCGTCAGCGTCCGAGAAAATGAGATGGTAG